The following coding sequences are from one Leptolyngbya sp. NIES-3755 window:
- a CDS encoding methionine synthase (similar to AA sequence:cyanobase_aa:LBDG_02430) encodes MNSAFLARLHSPERPVIVFDGAMGTNIQSQNLTAEDFGGAEYEGCNEYLIQTKPDAIAKVHRDFLAAGADVIETDTFGSSPFVLAEYGLQEMAYELSKKAAELAKQCTAEFSTPEKPRFVAGSIGPGTKLPTLGHITYDELKDAFMVQAEGLFDGGVDLFIIETCQDVLQIKAALNAVEAVFAKKGERRPLMVSVTMEVQGTMLVGTDISGVLAILEPYPIDILGLNCATGPDRMAEHIKYLTENAPFVVSCIPNAGLPENVGGHAHYKLTPVELQMALHKFIEDWGVQVIGGCCGTRPAHIQALAEAAATMTPKARKVRIDERAWMNGQVYESETPRPTLGYTPSAASIYTSQPYEQDNSFLIVGERLNASGSKKVRELLNADDWDGLIAIAKSQVKEGAHVLDVNVDYVGRDGERDMKELVSRLVTNVTLPLMLDSTEWQKMEAGLKVAGGKCILNSTNYEDGDERFFKVLELAKEYGAGVVIGTIDEEGMARTAEKKFQIAQRAYRDAIEFGIPPHEIFFDTLALPISTGIEEDRENAKATIESIRMIREALPGVHFMVGVSNISFGLSPAARITLNSMFLHEATIAGMDGAIVSAAKILPIAKIDPEHQKVCLDLIYDRRGFEGDICTYDPLTKLTQLFEGVSAKDARSNNTLADLPVEERLKQHIIDGERIGLEDALKIALETYKPLHIINTFLLDGMKVVGELFGSGQMQLPFVLQSAETMKSAVAFLEPFMEKTDSDDSGKGKFLIATVKGDVHDIGKNLVDIILTNNGYKVINLGIKQPVDAIVDAYNQHKPDCIAMSGLLVKSTAFMKENLEVFNEKGISVPVILGGAALTPKFVYEDCQNVYNGQVIYGRDAFADLTFMDRLMPAKKDGHWSNNEGFQGEFAQFNQKGRKAIEEAERELNGEPEKKSDEPQVIDLVRSEAVATDISRPTPPFWGTRVLNPEDLSVDELFWHLDLQALIVGQWQFRKPKDQTKEEYDVFLAEKVYPVLDRWKERIRTETLLHPQLIYGYFPCTAEGNSVHVYDPSVIEKGLTPETATPIVTWTFPRQKSLRRLCIADFFRPISENQFDVLPMQAVTMGHIATEVAQELFKANNYTEYLYFHGMAVQMAEALAEWSHARIRRELGFGDLEPDNIRDMLAQRYQGSRYSFGYPACPNVTDQFKQLELLDTERIGMSMDESEQLYPEQSTTAFVVYHPTAKYFSA; translated from the coding sequence ATGAACAGTGCCTTTCTCGCCCGCCTTCACAGTCCTGAGCGTCCCGTTATCGTCTTCGATGGTGCAATGGGAACGAATATTCAGTCTCAAAATTTAACCGCTGAAGACTTTGGTGGAGCCGAGTATGAAGGCTGTAACGAGTATTTGATTCAGACCAAACCGGATGCGATCGCGAAAGTTCACCGTGATTTTCTGGCAGCAGGCGCAGATGTGATCGAAACTGATACATTTGGCAGTAGTCCATTCGTGCTGGCAGAATACGGACTGCAAGAGATGGCGTATGAGTTGAGCAAAAAAGCGGCAGAACTGGCGAAACAATGCACAGCAGAATTCTCAACCCCTGAAAAGCCCAGATTTGTCGCGGGTTCGATCGGACCTGGAACGAAACTACCAACGCTTGGACACATTACGTATGACGAATTAAAAGACGCATTCATGGTTCAGGCAGAAGGCTTGTTTGACGGTGGAGTCGATTTGTTCATCATCGAAACTTGTCAAGACGTGCTGCAAATTAAAGCAGCGTTGAATGCCGTTGAAGCGGTCTTTGCCAAAAAAGGTGAGCGTCGTCCGCTGATGGTCTCGGTGACGATGGAAGTTCAGGGCACGATGCTCGTCGGAACCGATATCAGTGGTGTCTTAGCGATTCTGGAACCTTACCCGATCGACATTCTCGGTTTGAACTGTGCGACCGGTCCCGATCGCATGGCAGAACACATCAAATATTTGACCGAAAATGCACCGTTCGTCGTTTCTTGTATTCCTAACGCAGGCTTACCCGAAAATGTTGGCGGTCATGCTCACTATAAATTGACCCCTGTTGAACTTCAGATGGCGTTGCACAAATTCATCGAGGATTGGGGCGTTCAGGTGATTGGGGGCTGTTGTGGAACTCGTCCCGCACATATTCAAGCCCTCGCAGAAGCCGCTGCAACGATGACCCCAAAAGCGCGGAAAGTTCGCATCGATGAACGCGCTTGGATGAATGGTCAAGTGTATGAATCTGAAACACCGAGACCAACACTGGGATACACCCCTTCAGCCGCATCCATTTACACCTCGCAACCTTATGAGCAAGATAATTCTTTCCTGATTGTGGGCGAACGATTGAATGCGAGTGGATCGAAAAAAGTTCGCGAATTGCTGAATGCGGATGACTGGGATGGACTAATTGCGATCGCGAAATCCCAAGTCAAGGAAGGCGCACACGTCCTCGATGTCAACGTTGACTATGTTGGGCGCGATGGCGAACGTGACATGAAAGAATTAGTGTCGCGACTCGTTACCAATGTGACGCTGCCTCTGATGCTAGATTCAACCGAATGGCAAAAGATGGAAGCAGGCTTGAAAGTTGCGGGTGGCAAGTGCATTCTCAACTCAACGAACTATGAGGATGGAGATGAACGATTCTTCAAAGTGTTGGAGCTTGCGAAAGAATATGGTGCGGGAGTTGTCATTGGAACGATCGACGAAGAAGGCATGGCACGAACCGCCGAGAAGAAATTCCAAATTGCACAACGAGCTTACAGAGATGCGATCGAGTTCGGAATTCCACCGCATGAGATCTTTTTCGATACGTTAGCACTGCCGATTTCAACGGGGATTGAAGAAGACCGTGAGAATGCGAAGGCGACGATCGAATCGATTCGGATGATTCGCGAAGCGCTTCCAGGGGTGCATTTCATGGTTGGAGTCTCGAATATTTCTTTTGGTCTGAGTCCAGCGGCTCGGATTACCTTGAATTCGATGTTTCTACACGAAGCGACGATCGCAGGAATGGATGGCGCGATCGTATCGGCTGCGAAGATTTTACCGATCGCGAAAATCGATCCTGAACATCAAAAAGTCTGCTTGGATCTGATTTACGATCGACGCGGATTTGAGGGTGATATCTGCACTTACGATCCGCTCACTAAGCTGACTCAATTGTTTGAAGGCGTGAGCGCGAAAGATGCTCGATCGAACAATACTTTGGCAGATCTTCCTGTTGAAGAACGTTTGAAGCAACACATCATTGATGGTGAACGCATTGGACTAGAAGATGCGCTAAAAATTGCACTAGAAACCTATAAGCCACTGCACATCATCAATACTTTCTTGCTTGATGGTATGAAAGTCGTCGGTGAATTGTTCGGCTCTGGTCAAATGCAACTACCCTTCGTGTTGCAGTCAGCGGAAACAATGAAATCTGCTGTTGCATTCCTCGAACCCTTCATGGAAAAAACCGACAGCGATGATAGTGGCAAAGGTAAATTCTTGATCGCAACTGTGAAAGGTGATGTTCACGATATTGGTAAAAACCTGGTCGATATCATCTTGACTAACAACGGTTACAAAGTCATTAACCTTGGCATTAAACAGCCTGTTGATGCGATCGTAGATGCTTACAACCAACACAAACCCGATTGTATTGCGATGAGTGGATTGCTCGTGAAGTCCACCGCATTCATGAAAGAGAACCTGGAAGTCTTTAACGAAAAAGGCATTTCAGTTCCGGTGATTTTAGGCGGTGCGGCACTTACTCCGAAGTTCGTCTACGAAGATTGCCAGAATGTTTACAACGGTCAAGTGATTTATGGTCGGGATGCGTTCGCGGATCTGACTTTCATGGATCGATTGATGCCTGCGAAAAAAGATGGGCATTGGAGCAATAACGAAGGATTTCAAGGCGAATTTGCTCAGTTCAATCAGAAGGGACGCAAAGCGATCGAAGAGGCTGAACGTGAACTGAACGGCGAACCAGAGAAGAAATCTGATGAACCCCAAGTGATCGACTTAGTGCGATCGGAAGCTGTTGCGACTGATATCTCCCGCCCAACGCCACCTTTCTGGGGCACAAGAGTTCTCAACCCCGAAGATCTTTCTGTCGATGAACTATTCTGGCATTTGGATCTTCAAGCTCTGATTGTTGGACAGTGGCAATTCCGCAAGCCGAAAGACCAAACGAAGGAAGAATACGATGTGTTCTTGGCAGAGAAAGTTTATCCAGTTCTCGATCGCTGGAAAGAACGGATTCGCACCGAAACTCTATTGCATCCTCAACTGATTTACGGTTACTTCCCTTGTACCGCTGAAGGCAATTCTGTTCATGTTTACGATCCGAGCGTGATTGAGAAAGGGTTAACGCCTGAGACAGCAACCCCGATCGTCACTTGGACATTTCCGCGCCAGAAGTCGCTCCGCCGTTTGTGCATTGCCGACTTCTTCCGCCCCATCTCCGAAAATCAGTTCGATGTTCTCCCCATGCAAGCTGTGACAATGGGGCACATTGCTACTGAAGTCGCGCAAGAACTATTCAAAGCCAATAACTACACCGAATATCTCTACTTCCACGGCATGGCGGTACAGATGGCAGAAGCATTAGCAGAATGGTCACACGCTCGAATTCGTCGTGAATTAGGCTTTGGCGATCTTGAACCCGATAACATTCGCGATATGTTAGCTCAGCGTTATCAAGGATCGCGCTATAGTTTCGGCTATCCAGCTTGCCCGAATGTGACCGATCAGTTCAAACAGTTAGAACTACTTGATACAGAGCGAATTGGAATGTCGATGGATGAAAGTGAACAGCTTTATCCAGAACAATCGACGACTGCATTTGTGGTGTATCACCCGACTGCGAAATACTTTAGCGCGTAG
- a CDS encoding hypothetical protein (hypothetical protein LYNGBM3L_60990;~similar to AA sequence:cyanobase_aa:LBDG_04140) — MIPSELPNDTIGSTYRDSLYPWAIVCLLPNLQHSTVARHRTRTQAEEHLKALYRFSRRFEYTIVFSAEPE, encoded by the coding sequence ATGATACCAAGCGAACTGCCGAACGATACGATCGGCTCAACTTATCGCGATTCATTGTACCCGTGGGCGATCGTCTGTCTGCTCCCAAATCTCCAGCATTCAACGGTTGCGCGTCATCGAACTCGGACTCAAGCCGAGGAACATCTGAAAGCGCTTTATCGATTCAGCCGTCGGTTTGAATATACGATCGTATTTAGTGCAGAACCCGAATAA
- a CDS encoding AMP-dependent synthetase and ligase (similar to AA sequence:cyanobase_aa:LBDG_01590): MTAEGVRRKSATHIGIVSVNSTEYVDAMFNCLEAGDIAVPLKHQEDHDRISAANVDRVLTPQAGGAWMTRSFQGSNRSETAIVSFTSGTEGKPKGVLLSHQNLSDVITRLNHLMQVDDTISEYIGVPVYHSFGFGRCRAIAAASGRFFIPESGFNPAEIGSMLKKGEINAISAVPSLWRVLLSNTDLIGNAGQRVRWIEIGSQYMSRQEKEALKALFPEARIVQHYGLTEASRSTLLEIHQTEGDALESVGSANTSCSVACGQVEIKLTENGQIAIRGNHVARAYLIDGEEVPIQDEEGWLTTKDLGSLENGKLYYKGRADDVINCGGLKIQPEALETKLFSQIGYHPGIAICRKPDSLRGDGFLVAVTPDVSIDKSELREAVSQATQAFGVNAGNSIAVVEVDQLPKTATGKIQRRQLAEWYSQQNVEQAAEVSTHGKSIAATFCRVLNLRQVHSEDTFITLGGDSLSYVQLAMEFERELGYLPQGWERLSIAQLEQLPPQHDRFSPIETNIILRALAITVVVADHAYLMDFAGGAFLLLMIAGANLARFQSEALFKGRVIQPIFSLLKNLVTPYLIISIAYQLWKREFNPGVLFLVSNFIDPEVTSIFPIWFINLLVQVIIGFSLLFIVKPVRKFAAASPWEFGITTLMLGVIARVGISSIWNTTYLYDRVPHMLFWIFALGWTIQFAKTKQQKIATTMTLWAIVPILVALNHNYAIWMLVGGTVLLWLPSVSIPQILKSPLQIIGAATFHIYLFHMIFIHFVRNVAEIPNPWLNTAAGLFGGILVWAGLQAVQKLLANRRSTTATSSTI, encoded by the coding sequence ATGACGGCTGAAGGAGTTCGTAGAAAGTCCGCGACACACATTGGAATCGTGTCCGTAAATTCGACAGAATACGTAGACGCGATGTTCAATTGCCTAGAAGCAGGTGACATTGCTGTGCCTTTGAAACATCAGGAAGATCACGATCGTATTTCTGCTGCCAACGTCGATCGCGTTCTCACTCCTCAAGCTGGAGGCGCATGGATGACTCGATCTTTCCAAGGCTCCAACCGTTCTGAAACCGCGATTGTGTCTTTCACCTCCGGAACTGAAGGCAAGCCCAAAGGCGTTCTCCTCAGTCACCAGAATCTATCCGATGTGATCACGCGGCTGAATCATCTGATGCAAGTCGATGACACGATTAGCGAATATATTGGCGTTCCGGTCTATCACTCGTTTGGATTTGGGCGGTGTCGTGCGATCGCAGCCGCAAGCGGAAGATTTTTTATTCCTGAGTCGGGCTTTAATCCAGCGGAAATTGGCTCGATGCTGAAGAAAGGTGAGATTAACGCAATTTCAGCCGTTCCAAGCTTGTGGCGCGTTCTACTGTCGAATACGGATTTGATCGGAAATGCAGGGCAGCGCGTTCGATGGATCGAAATTGGTAGTCAGTACATGAGCCGTCAAGAAAAAGAAGCGCTCAAGGCTTTGTTTCCTGAAGCTCGAATTGTGCAGCACTATGGATTGACCGAAGCTTCTCGATCGACGTTGCTCGAAATTCATCAGACCGAAGGGGATGCACTCGAATCGGTGGGATCTGCGAACACTTCGTGCAGCGTAGCTTGCGGTCAGGTTGAAATCAAATTAACCGAAAACGGACAAATTGCAATTCGTGGAAATCATGTCGCACGAGCTTATTTGATCGATGGCGAAGAAGTGCCAATTCAAGATGAAGAGGGTTGGCTGACGACAAAAGACTTAGGTAGCTTAGAAAATGGCAAGCTGTACTATAAAGGCAGAGCCGATGATGTGATCAATTGTGGGGGTCTCAAGATCCAACCTGAAGCCCTTGAAACCAAGCTATTTAGCCAAATTGGATATCACCCTGGAATTGCAATCTGTCGGAAACCTGATTCATTGAGAGGCGATGGTTTCTTGGTTGCAGTCACTCCGGATGTCTCGATCGACAAATCTGAACTCAGAGAAGCCGTTTCTCAAGCCACTCAAGCCTTTGGTGTGAATGCAGGAAATTCGATCGCGGTGGTTGAAGTGGATCAGCTTCCTAAAACTGCAACCGGTAAGATTCAACGTCGTCAGCTTGCAGAATGGTACAGCCAGCAAAACGTAGAGCAAGCTGCTGAAGTTTCTACCCATGGAAAAAGTATTGCGGCTACCTTCTGTCGAGTGCTAAATTTGCGCCAAGTTCATTCTGAAGATACCTTCATTACATTGGGAGGCGACTCGCTTTCTTATGTTCAGCTTGCAATGGAATTTGAGCGAGAGTTGGGCTATCTGCCACAAGGATGGGAACGATTGTCGATCGCACAATTAGAACAGCTTCCTCCACAGCACGATCGATTTAGTCCGATTGAAACCAACATCATTTTGAGAGCATTAGCGATTACTGTGGTCGTTGCGGATCATGCTTATTTAATGGATTTTGCGGGCGGTGCATTTCTCTTACTCATGATTGCAGGAGCAAATTTAGCCCGATTCCAATCTGAGGCATTGTTCAAAGGTCGAGTGATTCAGCCGATTTTCTCATTGTTAAAAAATCTGGTTACGCCATACTTGATTATCTCGATCGCTTATCAACTCTGGAAACGCGAATTCAATCCCGGCGTACTGTTCTTAGTCAGCAACTTCATTGATCCAGAAGTAACTTCGATTTTTCCAATTTGGTTCATCAATCTGCTCGTTCAAGTCATCATTGGATTTTCATTGTTATTTATCGTGAAGCCTGTTCGTAAATTTGCCGCAGCCTCACCTTGGGAATTTGGCATTACGACATTGATGTTAGGTGTGATTGCAAGAGTTGGAATTTCTTCGATTTGGAACACGACTTATTTATACGATCGAGTTCCCCACATGTTGTTCTGGATCTTTGCATTGGGCTGGACGATTCAGTTCGCCAAAACCAAGCAACAAAAGATTGCAACCACAATGACACTCTGGGCGATCGTGCCGATCCTCGTTGCTTTGAATCATAATTATGCGATTTGGATGTTAGTCGGTGGAACAGTGCTGCTCTGGCTCCCAAGCGTTTCGATTCCTCAGATTCTGAAGTCTCCGCTGCAAATCATTGGTGCAGCAACATTTCACATTTATCTGTTCCACATGATTTTCATTCACTTTGTGAGAAACGTAGCCGAAATTCCGAATCCTTGGTTAAACACAGCCGCAGGATTATTTGGTGGGATACTCGTGTGGGCAGGACTTCAAGCCGTTCAGAAATTGCTGGCAAACCGTCGATCGACGACTGCTACATCTAGCACAATCTAA
- a CDS encoding transcriptional regulator, XRE family (similar to AA sequence:cyanobase_aa:Ava_3971): MSRMELVRLRIRELAEGKQWTLKEVSVRSGVNYSTVKTYATSNGMAMANIMALLKLARVFGVSIEELIEVVEE, encoded by the coding sequence ATGTCAAGAATGGAGTTGGTTCGGTTGCGAATTCGTGAACTTGCTGAAGGAAAGCAATGGACTTTGAAGGAAGTGTCTGTTCGCTCAGGAGTGAATTACAGCACTGTCAAAACTTACGCAACCTCGAATGGCATGGCGATGGCGAATATTATGGCGTTGTTGAAGTTGGCACGGGTGTTTGGGGTGTCGATCGAGGAGTTGATCGAAGTCGTTGAAGAGTAG
- a CDS encoding unknown protein (similar to AA sequence:cyanobase_aa:alr4819): MSVEALLRFYIGQGLRQDLAARFAEQVLETTEEVLSQYVESEEQRSQILQQIREKSYKQS; this comes from the coding sequence ATGTCGGTTGAAGCACTACTGCGGTTCTATATCGGTCAAGGCTTAAGACAAGATCTGGCAGCACGATTCGCAGAACAAGTCTTGGAAACGACGGAAGAAGTGTTATCTCAGTACGTGGAGTCAGAAGAACAGCGGTCTCAAATCCTACAACAGATTCGGGAGAAATCTTACAAGCAAAGCTAA
- a CDS encoding hypothetical protein (protein of unknown function DUF820;~similar to AA sequence:cyanobase_aa:PCC8801_2628), with translation MQATEFSKRYTPEEYLTLEEHAEFKSEYHDGEITSMTGGSLNHNRIINRICAFFLSALRGRNHEPFSSDVRLWIPEYRRFLYPDVMVIEGEPILYQNRVDTVVNPKLIIEVLSKSTQDYDMTDKFRYYRSVPELQEYILVNQYLVEVQQYTKTDQGFWIYRSYESIDELLKFGTIEAELKLTEIYEGISLDREPNVE, from the coding sequence ATGCAAGCTACTGAATTTTCAAAGCGCTACACCCCTGAAGAGTACCTAACTCTTGAAGAACACGCTGAGTTCAAGAGTGAATATCACGATGGAGAGATTACCTCAATGACGGGCGGATCGCTGAATCACAATCGAATCATCAATCGAATTTGTGCTTTCTTTCTGTCGGCACTGCGGGGTAGAAATCATGAACCCTTTAGTAGCGATGTTCGATTGTGGATTCCGGAGTATCGGAGATTTCTTTATCCGGACGTGATGGTAATTGAGGGCGAACCGATTCTCTATCAAAATCGAGTTGATACCGTTGTAAATCCGAAATTAATCATCGAAGTACTCTCAAAATCGACTCAGGATTACGACATGACCGATAAGTTTAGATACTATCGATCAGTACCTGAACTCCAAGAATACATTTTGGTGAATCAGTACTTAGTAGAAGTTCAGCAATACACGAAAACTGATCAAGGATTTTGGATCTATCGCAGCTATGAATCGATCGATGAACTGCTAAAATTTGGCACGATCGAGGCTGAATTGAAATTGACTGAGATCTACGAAGGCATCTCCCTTGATCGAGAACCAAACGTGGAATAG
- a CDS encoding alpha/beta hydrolase fold protein (similar to AA sequence:cyanobase_aa:LBDG_30950), which produces MAEGKRIEVGSLNWCYREAEPMNPSRTPVILLHGLVSQGYSWRNVLPSLAEEGFAAIAPDWIGCGYSSMPDRRDFAYTPDAFIGALEALIAQFGFEKVSIVAQGFLGSVGIQYALRHPEQVERLAIFNCPIAQDAKLPWKLKQMGIPLVGDMMTQDPLLVDRTLEGAGGYRIEDADLDVYRRPWLKTSDVGRSLLAIIQNLQLQQVTAEIESGLANWQNPLLIGWGKRDPWLSIESTKSFKAQLVELDEVGHYPQEDWHEKVSEVLIPFLKQQMV; this is translated from the coding sequence ATGGCTGAGGGCAAGCGGATCGAGGTTGGATCGTTGAACTGGTGTTATCGCGAGGCAGAACCGATGAATCCGAGCCGAACTCCGGTGATTTTGCTGCATGGCTTGGTTTCTCAGGGATACAGTTGGCGGAATGTCTTGCCGAGTTTGGCAGAAGAGGGATTCGCCGCGATCGCACCGGATTGGATTGGCTGTGGATATTCGAGTATGCCGGATCGTCGAGATTTCGCTTATACGCCCGATGCGTTTATTGGGGCACTCGAAGCTTTGATTGCTCAGTTCGGATTTGAAAAAGTGTCGATCGTGGCTCAAGGGTTTCTCGGCTCAGTCGGGATTCAATACGCGCTTAGACATCCCGAACAAGTGGAACGACTGGCGATTTTCAACTGTCCGATCGCTCAAGATGCGAAACTTCCTTGGAAGCTGAAACAAATGGGAATTCCGCTCGTGGGCGACATGATGACGCAAGATCCGCTCCTGGTCGATCGAACTTTAGAAGGGGCAGGTGGTTATCGAATCGAAGATGCGGATCTGGATGTGTATCGTCGTCCCTGGTTGAAAACTTCGGATGTCGGTCGATCGTTACTCGCGATTATTCAGAATTTGCAGCTTCAACAAGTCACCGCAGAAATCGAATCCGGTTTGGCGAATTGGCAGAATCCGCTATTGATTGGATGGGGAAAGCGTGATCCTTGGCTATCGATCGAGTCTACGAAATCGTTCAAAGCGCAACTGGTGGAACTTGATGAAGTTGGACATTATCCGCAAGAAGATTGGCACGAAAAAGTGAGCGAAGTTCTGATCCCATTCTTAAAACAGCAAATGGTTTAG
- a CDS encoding hypothetical protein (similar to AA sequence:cyanobase_aa:Ava_1739): MRADSYKISKVFSSGGEIHYVLPHFQRQYSWEKSNWQTLLDDALAIYEEYSSDKEPEHFLGSLVVINEGTTNGFITAFTLVDGQQRLTTISLLLCAFRDLIDATHSKLLSRIQKLLVNSDAEGEAYFKLLPTNKYDDRQAYISLIQKEKLEETESKIPLAYQYLYKELSKLLENAKIEPERFLTVLFNCFQVVFIELNKDESPYKIFESLNAKGKPLSQADLVRNYVAMKLPTAKQEKVFTEHWEKIENLLQESRTVGKSRIGELTAFLRHYLATHSRGLCSEAHTYARFRDRCEEFQNDADFIQEIALLRQFAECYNKLLRPENEKNSEIRAALFRLNVLEVQTAYPFLLMIYIAYQHKDISIEQFTQTLHILENYIVRRYICREQTNYLNKMFPTLWRDVQNEVVEEVNFEDALRKALLSKNYPPDYRVQQSIRSNKLYDDQNREKICLILETINRHLSKDSGGFTVLDGKATIEHLMPQTLREEWKAEIGENFERVYQDYLNTLGNLTLVTQEWNSALSNSPFSRKKQTLEKHEFRLNRDYFSGEISQWNEQAILDRADFLSEKFLEIWSALGESTTIAKVVHGKPIAITILGDRIEIANKTWRQVRISTVEWILQNRPHDFNKVRQAIGIFDDSIEGKNYPKDWHQLSNGVWVYQSSSAEQHIVYCRRILGTIGISESEWSIDEEDVAALIS; this comes from the coding sequence ATGAGAGCAGACAGTTACAAGATTTCTAAAGTCTTTAGCAGTGGTGGTGAAATTCACTACGTACTGCCCCATTTTCAGCGCCAGTATAGCTGGGAGAAATCAAACTGGCAGACGCTTTTGGATGATGCGTTAGCTATCTATGAAGAGTACAGTTCTGATAAGGAACCAGAGCATTTCTTAGGCTCTCTTGTTGTCATTAACGAGGGTACAACAAACGGTTTTATTACAGCTTTTACGTTAGTTGATGGACAACAGCGATTAACAACAATCTCACTTTTGCTTTGTGCCTTTCGTGATCTCATTGATGCAACTCATTCAAAATTACTTAGCCGAATTCAAAAGCTTTTGGTAAACTCAGATGCCGAAGGAGAAGCATATTTCAAGCTACTACCGACCAATAAATATGACGATCGTCAGGCATATATCTCACTCATTCAAAAAGAAAAACTTGAAGAAACTGAATCAAAAATCCCGCTTGCATACCAATACTTATACAAAGAATTAAGTAAACTTCTTGAAAATGCAAAAATTGAACCAGAACGGTTTCTAACGGTGCTTTTTAACTGCTTTCAAGTTGTCTTTATTGAATTAAACAAAGATGAAAGTCCTTACAAGATTTTTGAGAGCTTGAATGCGAAAGGAAAACCTCTTTCTCAAGCAGATTTAGTGCGAAACTATGTTGCAATGAAGCTGCCTACGGCAAAACAAGAGAAAGTATTTACTGAACATTGGGAGAAGATAGAGAATTTATTACAAGAAAGTAGAACTGTTGGTAAGTCGCGTATTGGTGAATTAACTGCTTTTCTGAGGCACTATCTTGCAACCCATTCACGTGGGCTATGTAGTGAAGCTCACACTTATGCGAGATTTCGCGATCGCTGTGAAGAATTCCAAAACGATGCAGATTTTATCCAAGAGATTGCGCTGCTTCGACAATTTGCTGAGTGTTACAACAAGCTACTTCGCCCAGAAAACGAGAAGAACTCAGAGATTCGCGCTGCGTTATTTCGTCTCAATGTTCTGGAGGTTCAAACTGCTTATCCTTTTCTCCTGATGATTTACATCGCTTACCAACATAAAGACATAAGCATTGAACAATTTACGCAAACGCTTCATATATTAGAGAACTATATTGTTCGGCGTTATATCTGTCGCGAACAAACAAATTATCTAAACAAAATGTTCCCGACACTATGGAGAGATGTTCAGAATGAAGTAGTCGAAGAAGTCAATTTTGAAGATGCTTTGAGAAAAGCTTTACTTTCTAAAAATTATCCACCTGATTATCGCGTTCAGCAATCGATTCGCTCTAATAAGCTTTACGATGATCAAAACCGAGAAAAGATCTGTTTGATTCTAGAAACAATCAATCGCCATCTCTCAAAAGATTCAGGCGGATTCACAGTGCTAGATGGTAAAGCAACGATCGAGCATTTGATGCCGCAAACTTTGCGAGAAGAATGGAAAGCTGAAATTGGAGAAAACTTTGAGCGCGTTTACCAAGACTACTTGAATACGCTAGGTAATTTAACGCTGGTGACACAAGAGTGGAATTCTGCACTTTCAAATTCTCCATTTTCACGCAAAAAGCAGACCTTAGAGAAACACGAGTTTCGTCTAAATCGAGACTACTTTTCTGGTGAAATTAGTCAATGGAATGAGCAAGCAATTCTTGATCGAGCGGATTTCTTATCGGAGAAGTTTCTGGAAATTTGGTCAGCTTTGGGAGAATCAACGACGATCGCGAAAGTTGTTCATGGAAAACCGATCGCTATCACAATTCTTGGAGATCGAATTGAAATTGCTAACAAAACATGGAGACAGGTTCGTATCTCGACTGTGGAATGGATTTTGCAGAATCGTCCCCACGATTTCAACAAAGTCAGACAAGCGATCGGAATCTTCGATGACAGCATTGAAGGCAAAAACTATCCTAAAGATTGGCATCAGCTATCAAATGGCGTTTGGGTGTATCAATCTAGCTCTGCTGAGCAGCATATCGTCTACTGTAGGCGAATTCTAGGAACGATTGGCATTTCTGAGTCTGAGTGGAGTATTGACGAAGAAGATGTTGCAGCATTGATATCCTAA
- a CDS encoding hypothetical protein (hypothetical protein FJSC11DRAFT_0088;~similar to AA sequence:cyanobase_aa:LBDG_30960): MSIQDQARALMTRHRQMVRNREQSMLTRQASEIGMPSESAQVVHNKTSNNLEGYDRSNVGLS, encoded by the coding sequence ATGTCGATTCAAGATCAAGCACGTGCCCTGATGACTCGTCACCGTCAAATGGTTCGCAACCGTGAACAGTCCATGTTGACTCGCCAAGCCAGCGAAATTGGAATGCCTTCAGAATCGGCACAAGTCGTTCACAACAAGACCAGCAACAATCTCGAAGGCTACGATCGTAGCAATGTTGGTTTGAGCTAA